From the Paludisphaera mucosa genome, one window contains:
- the arr gene encoding NAD(+)--rifampin ADP-ribosyltransferase, protein MAVLDAGPFYHGTKAHLRPGDLLTAGHISNYDRKVVMNHIYFTALSKGAGLAAEIARGDGRPRVYLVEPTGEIENDPNVTDKKFPGNPTRSYRSRQPLKIIDELERWEPFDEEFIRNLRSRIETGMGDIVN, encoded by the coding sequence ATGGCGGTTTTGGACGCCGGGCCGTTTTACCACGGCACGAAGGCCCATTTGCGGCCGGGCGATCTGCTGACGGCCGGCCACATATCGAACTACGACCGCAAGGTCGTGATGAATCACATCTATTTCACGGCCCTGTCGAAGGGCGCCGGACTCGCCGCGGAAATCGCCAGGGGCGACGGCAGGCCGCGGGTCTACCTCGTCGAGCCGACGGGGGAAATCGAGAACGATCCGAACGTCACCGACAAGAAATTCCCCGGCAACCCGACGCGGTCTTACCGAAGCAGGCAACCTCTGAAGATCATCGATGAGCTCGAACGCTGGGAGCCCTTCGACGAAGAATTCATCCGAAACCTCAGAAGTCGCATCGAAACCGGCATGGGCGATATTGTCAACTGA